In Deinococcus psychrotolerans, a genomic segment contains:
- a CDS encoding Rqc2 family fibronectin-binding protein, with the protein MEGLALSRTLAELREHLPARTLGWVFPDETSAALLFEGQKGVSNLVLSYRPPQPVIYLSRERLRGDAHNAFQRFLAAKVRGELFSAEQLKLDRVAQFAFAGEGGFVDVSAVRLLFELTGRNTNLLVLEPLQEDADAWQGRILSAGREITNSRNRFRTVRSGGAYVPPPPYDKFDPRTMTAQEAESLADLPVSRWREQIDGLGPSLSAELVRRTGFVGVAGERWPQVLEALKSLVVDPTLSASEASLNDASREAARAEKAAQLRKALREPLAKRLTLLTHQLGDVERATLGLDEAAQDRREADLLMAYAHTVEAGASSALLPDFSGEGEVPIALEPSLSAIQNAEKRYTRARRREDVFERLAEREPTLREDYAEVERRLSDLDASSLEQLAALETQLTAEQPLRSAYGARYTSPGGFEVLVGRNNKENATLTHRLGRSTDYWFHVQGYPGSHVLVRTGGRDLDLPDILYAAQLAAQHSKARLSGNVPVDYTRIKHVWRPKGAPSGQVHYTQQKTVYVDPPDARSA; encoded by the coding sequence ATGGAAGGTTTAGCTCTATCGCGCACCCTCGCTGAGCTTCGGGAACATTTACCGGCCCGCACGCTGGGCTGGGTTTTTCCTGATGAGACATCGGCGGCGCTGCTCTTTGAAGGTCAAAAGGGCGTTAGCAATCTGGTGCTGTCGTACCGCCCGCCGCAGCCGGTGATTTACCTGAGCCGTGAGCGGCTGCGCGGCGACGCCCACAACGCCTTTCAGCGCTTTCTGGCGGCCAAAGTGCGCGGTGAACTCTTCAGCGCCGAGCAACTCAAGCTTGACCGGGTGGCCCAGTTTGCCTTCGCGGGTGAGGGCGGCTTTGTGGACGTGTCGGCCGTGCGACTGTTGTTCGAGTTGACCGGACGCAACACCAACCTGCTGGTCTTGGAACCCTTGCAAGAAGACGCAGACGCTTGGCAAGGCCGGATTCTCAGCGCCGGACGTGAGATCACCAACAGCCGCAACCGCTTCCGCACCGTCAGAAGCGGGGGTGCGTATGTTCCGCCGCCGCCTTATGACAAGTTTGATCCGCGCACGATGACGGCGCAGGAGGCTGAAAGTTTAGCTGACCTGCCGGTTTCCCGTTGGCGCGAGCAGATTGACGGTTTGGGGCCGAGCCTCAGCGCCGAATTGGTGCGCCGTACCGGCTTTGTGGGCGTAGCGGGTGAGCGGTGGCCGCAGGTCTTAGAAGCCCTCAAAAGCCTGGTCGTTGACCCGACCCTCAGCGCTTCGGAGGCCAGCCTCAACGACGCCTCGCGCGAAGCGGCCCGCGCCGAGAAAGCTGCCCAACTCCGCAAAGCGCTGCGTGAACCGCTGGCCAAGCGCCTGACCCTGCTGACCCACCAACTCGGCGATGTGGAGCGGGCCACCCTCGGCTTAGACGAGGCCGCCCAAGACCGCCGCGAAGCCGATTTGCTGATGGCGTACGCCCACACCGTCGAGGCGGGCGCGTCGTCGGCGCTGCTGCCCGACTTTTCTGGGGAAGGCGAAGTGCCGATTGCGTTAGAACCATCCCTGAGCGCCATTCAAAATGCCGAGAAGCGCTACACCCGTGCCCGCCGCCGCGAAGACGTGTTCGAGCGGCTGGCCGAGCGCGAACCCACCTTGCGCGAGGATTACGCCGAGGTCGAGCGCCGCCTCAGTGACTTGGACGCCTCCAGCTTGGAGCAGCTCGCCGCCCTCGAAACCCAACTCACCGCCGAGCAGCCGCTGCGCAGCGCTTACGGAGCGCGGTACACCTCGCCCGGCGGCTTCGAGGTGTTGGTGGGCCGCAACAACAAAGAAAACGCTACGCTGACCCACCGCTTGGGGCGCAGCACGGATTACTGGTTTCACGTGCAGGGCTATCCGGGGTCGCATGTCTTGGTCAGAACTGGCGGGCGCGACCTCGATTTGCCGGATATCTTGTACGCCGCCCAGCTCGCCGCTCAGCACAGCAAAGCGCGGCTCAGCGGCAACGTGCCGGTGGACTACACCCGCATCAAGCACGTCTGGCGGCCCAAGGGCGCTCCTTCGGGGCAAGTCCACTACACCCAGCAAAAAACGGTGTATGTCGATCCGCCGGATGCTCGCAGTGCTTAG
- a CDS encoding SDR family oxidoreductase, with translation MPLQPLFDLTGKVALITGGSRGLGLQIAEALGEYGAKVVLTARKQNELDEAKTHLEGLGVEVMTIRNDLSDYPSIEPMVQQIVDAWGQIDILVNNAGTTWGAKSQDHPLDAWEKVINLNINGLFLVTQAVGKLSMIPRRSGRIVNIASVAGLQGNGMGMIPTLAYNTSKGGVVNLTRTLAAEWAEHNITVNAICPGYFPTKMTKGTLDYGMERILAATPLRRIGNEQDLKGLALLLSSDASAFMTGQNIAVDGGAMLI, from the coding sequence ATGCCCCTACAACCCCTGTTTGACCTTACTGGAAAAGTCGCTCTCATCACTGGCGGCTCACGCGGCCTCGGCCTGCAAATTGCCGAAGCGCTGGGCGAATACGGCGCGAAAGTGGTGCTGACCGCCCGCAAGCAAAACGAACTCGACGAAGCCAAAACCCACTTGGAAGGCTTGGGCGTGGAAGTCATGACCATCCGCAACGACCTGAGCGATTACCCCAGCATCGAACCGATGGTGCAGCAAATCGTGGACGCTTGGGGCCAGATCGACATTCTGGTCAACAACGCCGGAACCACTTGGGGCGCAAAAAGTCAAGATCACCCACTGGACGCCTGGGAAAAAGTCATCAATCTCAATATCAACGGTCTGTTTCTGGTGACGCAGGCGGTGGGCAAGCTCTCGATGATTCCGCGCCGGAGCGGGCGGATCGTCAACATCGCCTCGGTGGCAGGGCTTCAGGGCAACGGCATGGGCATGATTCCCACGCTGGCCTACAACACCTCCAAAGGCGGCGTGGTCAACCTGACGCGCACGCTGGCCGCCGAGTGGGCCGAGCATAACATCACCGTCAACGCTATTTGCCCCGGCTATTTCCCCACCAAGATGACCAAAGGGACGCTGGATTACGGCATGGAGCGCATTTTGGCCGCCACGCCCCTGCGCCGCATCGGCAACGAGCAGGACTTGAAGGGACTGGCCCTGCTGCTGTCCAGCGACGCTTCCGCCTTTATGACTGGCCAAAACATCGCGGTGGACGGCGGGGCCATGTTGATATGA
- a CDS encoding GNAT family N-acetyltransferase: MSGQQRAELNWGRVRLKPLLEMNNAEWRTLYSYFRDRELADWNGAQPIRLPEWLFRKVMQDEERSGERHGFGIMNEDQRLIGSIELYDLRPSPPSRPTTATLGVMIGERTLWGGGYGREAVQATLDWAFGTRQPTLRRIRLTTFLHNRRAQRAFAASGFREMGRTEHAKRTDVHMEITLEEWNDAQAAHNDAHPRPDA; this comes from the coding sequence ATGAGTGGACAGCAGCGGGCTGAGCTGAATTGGGGGCGGGTAAGGCTCAAACCCCTGCTTGAAATGAACAATGCCGAGTGGCGCACCCTGTACAGTTATTTTCGTGACCGCGAATTGGCCGATTGGAACGGCGCTCAACCGATCCGGCTGCCAGAGTGGTTGTTCCGCAAAGTGATGCAAGACGAGGAGCGCAGCGGCGAACGTCACGGCTTTGGCATCATGAACGAAGATCAGCGCCTCATCGGCAGCATCGAACTCTACGACCTGCGCCCCTCGCCGCCCTCACGCCCCACCACCGCCACCCTCGGCGTGATGATCGGCGAGCGAACACTCTGGGGGGGGGGCTACGGACGCGAAGCGGTGCAGGCCACTTTGGACTGGGCCTTTGGAACGCGCCAACCGACCTTGAGGCGCATTCGGCTGACCACTTTTTTGCACAACCGCCGCGCTCAGCGGGCGTTTGCGGCCAGCGGTTTCCGCGAAATGGGCCGCACCGAACACGCCAAGCGCACCGACGTTCACATGGAAATTACTTTGGAGGAATGGAATGATGCCCAAGCCGCCCACAACGACGCCCACCCGCGTCCTGATGCCTGA
- a CDS encoding DUF6636 domain-containing protein, whose protein sequence is MKFLLLLGLLGVGVVSAQATSFSDGFALPSGRIQCQFSDEGSPPALSCEVQLAQFRPPTRPADCPLAWGDSLGLGVTGKAYFVCHGDTVFDPLRPALAYGNTWRTPGLTPNGRITCQSRPSGLRCTNTDGHGFELARAYYRLF, encoded by the coding sequence ATGAAGTTCTTGCTGCTGCTGGGCTTGCTGGGAGTCGGCGTCGTCTCCGCGCAGGCCACTTCGTTCAGTGACGGTTTCGCGCTGCCGTCCGGACGAATTCAGTGTCAGTTTAGCGACGAGGGAAGTCCGCCCGCGCTGAGCTGTGAAGTGCAACTCGCACAGTTCAGGCCGCCCACCCGGCCCGCCGACTGCCCGCTGGCCTGGGGCGATTCACTGGGCCTGGGCGTCACCGGCAAAGCGTATTTCGTCTGTCACGGCGACACGGTGTTTGATCCCTTGCGGCCCGCGCTGGCTTACGGCAACACTTGGCGCACGCCCGGCCTGACGCCAAATGGCCGGATCACCTGCCAGTCGCGCCCCAGCGGCCTGCGCTGCACCAATACTGATGGGCACGGCTTCGAGCTGGCCCGCGCTTATTACCGGCTGTTCTGA
- a CDS encoding MaoC family dehydratase: MQPSELQSHLGQQIALSDWLEITQERVSAFADATSDHQFIHVDPERAAQTPFGGPIAHGFLTLSLLAGEFANLGGSLQLEGAKMVVNYGLNRVRFIAPVRVGSRLRNRAVLQSVEEGAGYLQVTVLNTVEIGGQDKPAMIAESLGRVYL; encoded by the coding sequence ATGCAGCCCAGCGAACTTCAGTCTCACCTCGGCCAACAAATCGCGCTTTCCGATTGGCTAGAGATCACCCAAGAGCGCGTCAGCGCTTTTGCCGACGCCACCAGTGATCATCAATTTATTCACGTCGACCCCGAGCGGGCGGCCCAGACTCCCTTCGGGGGCCCCATCGCCCACGGCTTCCTGACGCTCTCCCTGCTGGCGGGTGAGTTCGCCAATCTGGGCGGCAGCCTCCAGCTGGAGGGCGCAAAAATGGTGGTCAATTACGGCCTGAACCGGGTACGCTTCATTGCTCCGGTGCGGGTGGGCAGCCGCTTACGCAACCGCGCAGTGCTGCAAAGCGTGGAAGAAGGCGCAGGGTATTTGCAAGTGACAGTGCTCAACACCGTAGAAATCGGAGGGCAAGACAAGCCCGCCATGATTGCGGAGTCGCTGGGGCGGGTGTATTTGTAG
- a CDS encoding D-2-hydroxyacid dehydrogenase codes for MMPKPPTTTPTRVLMPDLPEFRAITAEGTESAYYRADFLPEGEFEGLVAWGMPKKLRSQVLLHPGLKWVLTLTAGIDGWPEMLPPGVTLYNAHELHDEAVAQHAAATLLAAGRGLIRFAQAGSWERPGQLWTLKGRNVVVWGYGHIGRIFSDLLAPFGAQITGLRSSSTPQEIQAALSTADDVVLLLPLTDATKQIVNAGVLASLKSGAWLYNLGRGELVDTAALVSALDNGHLGGAVLDVTDPEPLPEGHPLWGRGNVLITPHIASTTQDMQQRAADYAEAVLGQLARGEEPKNKVELGKGY; via the coding sequence ATGATGCCCAAGCCGCCCACAACGACGCCCACCCGCGTCCTGATGCCTGATCTGCCGGAGTTTCGCGCCATAACTGCCGAGGGTACTGAGTCTGCTTATTACCGCGCCGACTTTTTGCCTGAAGGTGAATTTGAAGGCTTGGTGGCGTGGGGGATGCCCAAAAAGTTGCGCTCACAAGTTCTCTTGCACCCCGGCCTCAAGTGGGTGCTGACCCTGACCGCCGGAATCGACGGCTGGCCCGAGATGTTGCCGCCCGGCGTGACCCTTTACAATGCCCACGAACTGCACGACGAGGCGGTAGCCCAGCACGCGGCGGCCACTCTGCTGGCGGCGGGGCGCGGCCTGATCCGCTTTGCCCAGGCAGGGAGCTGGGAGCGCCCCGGACAACTGTGGACGCTGAAAGGGCGCAACGTGGTGGTGTGGGGCTACGGCCACATCGGGCGCATTTTCAGTGACTTACTGGCTCCTTTCGGCGCACAGATCACCGGCCTGCGTTCCAGCAGCACGCCGCAGGAGATTCAAGCGGCGCTCAGCACGGCGGACGATGTGGTGTTGCTGCTGCCGCTGACCGACGCCACCAAGCAGATCGTGAATGCTGGGGTGCTGGCCAGCCTCAAGTCCGGCGCGTGGCTCTACAACTTGGGGCGCGGCGAACTGGTGGACACGGCGGCGCTCGTTTCGGCTCTAGATAATGGCCACTTGGGAGGCGCGGTGCTGGACGTGACCGACCCCGAGCCGCTGCCGGAAGGCCACCCGCTTTGGGGGCGCGGCAACGTGCTGATTACGCCGCACATTGCCAGCACCACTCAGGATATGCAGCAGCGGGCCGCCGACTATGCCGAGGCCGTGCTGGGCCAACTCGCACGCGGCGAGGAGCCGAAGAACAAAGTGGAGTTGGGGAAGGGGTACTGA
- a CDS encoding cyclic-di-AMP receptor, which produces MKLVLAIVQDADTPGLMRSLSEQGYEVTKLASTGGFLREGNTTLMIGVQDERLPHLKTLVAQNCRSRSRLVTPSVPMGEQGEGLVADPVEVPVGGAVMFVVNVDEFVRV; this is translated from the coding sequence ATGAAACTGGTACTCGCCATCGTCCAAGACGCCGATACGCCCGGACTGATGCGCAGCCTCTCTGAGCAGGGCTACGAAGTCACCAAGCTCGCGTCGACTGGCGGCTTTTTGCGCGAGGGCAACACCACATTAATGATTGGTGTCCAAGATGAGCGGTTGCCGCACCTCAAAACTCTGGTGGCCCAAAACTGCCGCAGCCGCAGCCGCTTGGTCACGCCCAGCGTCCCGATGGGGGAGCAGGGCGAAGGGCTGGTGGCCGATCCGGTGGAAGTGCCGGTGGGCGGCGCGGTAATGTTTGTGGTCAATGTAGACGAATTCGTGCGCGTCTAA
- a CDS encoding redox-sensing transcriptional repressor Rex has protein sequence MTVQGVPGIPTAAVSRLVTYLRILEELERAEVPTTSSGALAERAQVSAFQVRKDLAYFGRFGTRGMGYTVSVLKRELTRVLGLNRSWSVVIVGMGRLGQAIAHYPGASEYQFGYVGLFDVKAELIGTPVDVPAQREGVSGSGLAASAQPRQLNIQHIRDLTAFAQQQAAQGRAIDMGFLAVPPEHAQAAAQSMVEAGVKGILNFAPTLIQPAQDSAGHERGLQEISDEWRDVMVENVDFLVGMKRLAFYMLNPQLRDQDPEEKA, from the coding sequence GTGACGGTTCAGGGTGTTCCCGGCATTCCCACCGCCGCCGTTTCGCGGTTGGTGACGTACCTGCGCATTCTCGAAGAACTCGAACGCGCCGAAGTGCCCACCACCAGCAGCGGCGCACTGGCTGAGCGTGCTCAGGTCAGCGCCTTTCAAGTCCGTAAAGACTTGGCATATTTCGGCAGGTTCGGCACACGCGGTATGGGCTACACCGTCAGCGTTCTTAAGCGCGAACTGACCCGCGTGCTGGGCCTTAACCGCTCGTGGAGCGTGGTCATCGTGGGCATGGGCAGATTGGGGCAGGCCATCGCCCACTATCCGGGGGCGAGCGAGTACCAGTTCGGCTACGTGGGCCTGTTTGATGTCAAAGCCGAGCTGATCGGCACGCCCGTTGACGTTCCTGCTCAGCGCGAGGGCGTGAGCGGCTCAGGGCTGGCAGCCTCCGCGCAGCCGCGCCAACTGAATATCCAACACATCCGTGACCTCACTGCTTTTGCCCAGCAGCAAGCCGCGCAGGGCCGGGCTATTGACATGGGTTTTTTGGCGGTGCCCCCCGAACACGCCCAGGCTGCGGCGCAGTCTATGGTCGAAGCGGGCGTAAAAGGTATTCTGAATTTCGCGCCGACCCTCATTCAGCCGGCCCAAGACAGCGCGGGACATGAGCGTGGTTTGCAAGAGATCAGTGATGAGTGGCGTGATGTGATGGTGGAGAACGTGGACTTTTTGGTGGGCATGAAGCGGCTGGCGTTTTATATGCTCAACCCACAGCTTAGAGATCAAGACCCGGAGGAGAAGGCATGA
- a CDS encoding serine/threonine-protein kinase has protein sequence MSLAGTRLADHYTLIRPLGQGASSLVYVALGDDGEAYTVKLFAPPLADHAAREARMRVRGPHLAEVMLLSEVAGQPAVVLRFTKGTELFSRYRFRPALERERPAFVRTLSDVLEGLAAMHAGGWLHRDVKADNILVQKSGAATLLDYDLSGPIGETFAVPLRIGTAAFQSPEAQRGEVLGPQSDLYGVGVLLYWGLRGELPADGESDLAGEPLEKLCANLLEADPAKRPSDAEQVRAELLRSI, from the coding sequence ATGTCGCTCGCTGGCACCCGTTTGGCTGACCACTACACCCTGATTCGTCCGCTGGGACAGGGCGCGTCCAGTTTGGTGTATGTAGCGCTGGGCGACGACGGAGAAGCTTACACGGTCAAGCTGTTTGCGCCGCCGCTGGCCGATCACGCCGCGAGAGAAGCCAGGATGCGGGTGCGCGGGCCGCATTTGGCTGAAGTCATGCTGCTCAGCGAAGTGGCGGGCCAGCCAGCAGTGGTGCTGCGCTTTACCAAAGGCACCGAGTTGTTTAGCCGCTACCGTTTTCGCCCTGCCCTTGAGCGTGAGCGTCCCGCTTTTGTGCGGACGCTCAGCGACGTGCTGGAGGGTTTGGCGGCCATGCACGCGGGCGGTTGGCTGCACCGGGATGTCAAGGCCGATAACATCTTGGTGCAAAAGAGTGGCGCGGCCACTTTGTTGGACTACGATTTGTCGGGGCCGATCGGCGAAACCTTTGCCGTGCCGCTCCGAATTGGCACCGCCGCTTTTCAGTCGCCCGAAGCGCAGCGCGGCGAGGTGTTGGGGCCGCAGAGTGATCTTTACGGCGTGGGCGTGCTGCTGTACTGGGGTCTGAGGGGTGAGTTGCCGGCAGACGGTGAATCAGATTTGGCAGGGGAGCCGCTGGAAAAGCTATGCGCCAACTTGCTGGAAGCTGATCCGGCCAAAAGGCCGAGTGACGCCGAGCAAGTCCGCGCTGAACTCCTGCGGTCGATTTAA
- a CDS encoding SPOR domain-containing protein, translating into MRLVGRRLPDLLIGILIVVLALGLGSLLLTQRNRAAITPSALTPPPASTADIPAAPGTGVTNTQAVTPPDAGQGSVGQTGTTSAVPSTPAATVPAASPATDPSQAAQTPVTDPAASTPASGDQTATVAQPESPTTPPSTAAPAQPGQTQPSTGPVATSPLAPPVTPQPDTSQPPVTTTPAPMAQPTAQPATGQPTTPASPTAPPTAATTPPRSGGAVATSENRTPLRRDYRISLGTFGSVAEAQASTAAVSALGYTVYPIDLGSQVVAQVGPFASASDANAALSDILRAYGGALLYAPRSSVSSGLEQPAASGSSDSARNNAAGVAAPSPSAASAVSSAVTSSPAPAQAAPSQPAQAAAPSGPVYLQVGAFDRQESAARLVGLLDDLGYNPSVQAPEGKKVTVLIGPFSGEAVLRAESKLNDNGFDHFRVR; encoded by the coding sequence ATGAGACTTGTAGGACGACGTTTACCTGATCTGCTGATCGGCATTTTAATTGTGGTCTTGGCGCTGGGCCTCGGAAGCTTGCTCCTGACTCAGCGCAACCGCGCCGCCATCACCCCCAGTGCGCTGACGCCGCCTCCGGCCAGCACCGCTGACATTCCTGCCGCGCCCGGCACGGGCGTCACCAACACCCAAGCCGTCACGCCGCCGGACGCAGGCCAAGGAAGCGTGGGCCAAACTGGAACGACTTCCGCCGTGCCCAGCACTCCTGCTGCCACTGTGCCTGCTGCAAGCCCCGCCACTGATCCTTCGCAGGCGGCTCAAACGCCCGTCACTGATCCTGCCGCCTCCACTCCGGCCAGCGGCGACCAAACGGCAACGGTGGCTCAGCCCGAATCCCCGACCACACCGCCCAGCACGGCGGCTCCTGCACAACCCGGTCAAACTCAACCCAGCACCGGCCCTGTGGCCACCAGCCCGCTTGCGCCGCCGGTGACGCCGCAGCCGGACACCAGTCAGCCGCCCGTGACCACCACGCCAGCCCCGATGGCTCAGCCCACTGCCCAACCGGCAACGGGTCAGCCGACCACTCCTGCGTCTCCCACCGCGCCGCCCACTGCGGCAACCACACCGCCCCGCAGCGGTGGAGCAGTAGCGACCAGCGAAAACCGCACTCCGCTGCGGCGCGATTACCGCATCAGCCTCGGCACTTTCGGCAGCGTAGCGGAAGCGCAGGCCAGCACCGCTGCGGTGAGTGCGCTGGGCTACACCGTTTATCCGATTGATCTGGGGTCGCAAGTGGTGGCGCAAGTGGGCCCCTTTGCCAGTGCCAGTGACGCCAACGCAGCGCTCAGCGACATCCTGCGGGCTTACGGCGGCGCACTGCTGTACGCGCCGCGCTCGTCGGTCAGTAGCGGTTTGGAGCAGCCAGCGGCCAGCGGCAGCTCTGACAGCGCCCGTAACAATGCTGCTGGTGTCGCCGCTCCGAGTCCTTCTGCGGCTTCAGCGGTGAGTTCTGCCGTAACCAGTTCACCCGCGCCCGCTCAGGCCGCTCCCAGCCAGCCCGCGCAAGCGGCTGCGCCCAGTGGCCCGGTGTATTTGCAGGTCGGCGCGTTTGACCGCCAAGAAAGTGCTGCCCGCCTGGTTGGCTTGTTGGACGACTTGGGCTACAACCCCAGCGTGCAAGCGCCGGAAGGCAAAAAGGTCACGGTCTTGATCGGCCCCTTTTCCGGCGAGGCGGTGCTGCGTGCCGAAAGCAAGCTCAACGACAACGGCTTTGATCACTTCCGAGTTCGCTGA
- a CDS encoding PaaI family thioesterase, producing the protein MNGVGLESEGARRLVQLALEGSGYSKWIGVRLRSFAAGTVEIELDLRPDLTQHHGQAHGAVIGYLADTVSAWAAASLGGDVVTAEYKLNFLTAARGEVLWARGEVLRAGKRQAVVRSDVYSLRGEEQTHVATALATIAVIGPRN; encoded by the coding sequence ATGAATGGCGTCGGTTTAGAGAGCGAAGGCGCACGGCGGCTCGTCCAATTGGCTTTGGAAGGGAGCGGCTATTCCAAATGGATCGGTGTGCGGCTGCGTTCGTTTGCGGCGGGCACAGTCGAGATTGAGCTTGACTTGCGCCCCGACCTCACTCAGCATCACGGGCAGGCGCACGGAGCCGTCATCGGTTACCTCGCCGACACTGTGAGCGCTTGGGCAGCCGCCAGCTTGGGGGGCGACGTGGTGACGGCGGAATATAAACTCAATTTTCTGACGGCGGCACGCGGCGAAGTGCTGTGGGCGCGGGGCGAAGTGCTGCGGGCTGGGAAACGGCAAGCGGTGGTGCGCTCGGATGTCTACTCGCTCCGTGGCGAGGAGCAAACCCATGTCGCCACCGCTCTGGCCACCATCGCGGTGATCGGGCCGAGGAACTAA
- the lepB gene encoding signal peptidase I: protein MTKLKKPPNAFQRLWKELLEPIVFAVVITQFIATLVGVDGVSMMPNLRHHERVLVPKYETWLHKVGIGDFKRGDILIFKPPAAAETRTFFNLWTYRPFLIKRLTGLPGDKLRISKGVVFVNGKALSNNYTADYWKSQGCWDTDSPIANQIQSSLKGILTDQAEITIPAGEYFVMGDNRTENGSEDSRLFGPIPLRDIAGRAAAVIWPIMRQENAKYNCAIQSANPADYVTTSGKSNLNWRMLTRPETFNQDFGK from the coding sequence ATGACCAAACTCAAAAAACCGCCGAACGCCTTCCAGCGCCTCTGGAAAGAATTACTTGAGCCGATTGTTTTTGCAGTCGTCATCACTCAGTTCATTGCGACCTTGGTTGGCGTAGACGGCGTGAGCATGATGCCCAATTTGCGCCACCATGAGCGCGTGCTGGTGCCCAAATACGAAACGTGGCTGCATAAGGTCGGCATCGGGGACTTCAAACGCGGTGACATTCTAATTTTCAAGCCGCCCGCCGCTGCCGAAACCCGCACCTTCTTTAATTTGTGGACTTACCGCCCTTTCCTGATCAAACGGCTGACCGGCCTCCCAGGCGACAAGCTCCGCATTTCAAAAGGCGTCGTGTTTGTCAATGGCAAAGCGCTGAGCAACAATTACACCGCCGATTACTGGAAGTCGCAGGGCTGCTGGGATACGGACAGTCCAATTGCCAATCAAATTCAGTCGAGCCTCAAAGGTATTTTGACGGATCAAGCTGAAATCACTATTCCTGCCGGAGAGTATTTCGTGATGGGCGACAACCGCACCGAGAACGGCTCGGAAGACTCGCGCCTGTTCGGGCCGATTCCGCTGCGGGATATCGCAGGCCGCGCTGCCGCCGTGATCTGGCCGATCATGCGACAGGAGAACGCCAAGTACAACTGCGCCATTCAAAGCGCCAACCCTGCCGACTATGTGACAACCAGTGGTAAAAGTAACTTGAACTGGCGTATGTTGACGCGGCCTGAAACCTTTAATCAGGATTTTGGGAAGTAA
- a CDS encoding DsbA family protein gives MIRFARFISLSLALLGGAALAQVGNLSTSLDGNPLLSAYVKSGNTLTAPDGTQITLVSRGSYLAGATVTLPTPDAAKAGQLLGVLSGYGDGLATPYAGYLGNPQVKPQLSTPAGMTISAEQYQVITKQMGQRLQFSLKLAEVPSKVFISTANTLGPSKSAVVLRLFSDFQCPFCQQFEQQAWPALQTELQKTYGNTLRFEFHQFPLEQIHPNARAAAEASECAAAQGQFWAYKDALFDTPNWTVWTKAANPNPNFIALATQLAGGKAKTFSGDTFKTCLANRGGKANVDAGLQEALAAGVNATPTLFVNGYKVSNPSDIAAVKRLIQFVLGK, from the coding sequence ATGATTCGTTTTGCTCGCTTTATTTCGCTGTCACTCGCGCTTCTCGGCGGCGCGGCCTTGGCCCAAGTCGGCAACCTCAGCACCTCGCTGGACGGTAACCCGTTGCTCTCGGCTTACGTCAAAAGCGGCAATACCCTCACCGCCCCCGACGGCACCCAGATCACGCTGGTAAGTCGGGGTTCGTACTTGGCGGGCGCAACCGTGACGCTGCCGACGCCGGACGCGGCCAAAGCGGGCCAACTGCTCGGCGTGCTGAGCGGCTACGGTGACGGGCTGGCGACGCCTTACGCCGGATACCTCGGCAACCCGCAGGTCAAGCCGCAACTGAGTACTCCAGCCGGTATGACCATCAGCGCCGAGCAGTACCAAGTGATTACCAAGCAAATGGGCCAGCGCCTGCAATTTAGCCTCAAGTTGGCGGAGGTGCCCAGCAAGGTGTTTATCAGCACGGCCAATACGCTCGGCCCCAGCAAATCGGCGGTGGTGCTGCGGCTTTTCAGCGATTTTCAGTGTCCCTTTTGTCAGCAATTCGAGCAGCAAGCTTGGCCTGCGCTGCAAACGGAGTTGCAAAAAACCTACGGCAACACCCTGCGCTTTGAATTTCACCAGTTTCCCTTGGAGCAAATCCACCCGAATGCCCGCGCCGCCGCCGAAGCCAGCGAGTGCGCCGCCGCGCAGGGTCAATTCTGGGCTTACAAAGACGCGCTGTTTGATACCCCCAACTGGACGGTCTGGACGAAAGCCGCCAATCCCAATCCCAATTTCATAGCGCTGGCCACTCAGCTTGCCGGTGGTAAAGCCAAAACCTTCAGCGGGGACACCTTCAAAACCTGCCTCGCCAACCGGGGCGGCAAAGCCAACGTAGACGCCGGACTGCAAGAAGCCCTAGCGGCGGGTGTCAATGCCACGCCGACCTTATTCGTCAACGGCTACAAAGTCAGCAACCCGTCGGATATCGCGGCGGTCAAGCGGCTGATTCAGTTCGTGCTGGGCAAATAG